A single Lynx canadensis isolate LIC74 chromosome D2, mLynCan4.pri.v2, whole genome shotgun sequence DNA region contains:
- the BNIP3 gene encoding BCL2/adenovirus E1B 19 kDa protein-interacting protein 3 has product MSQSGTPGLQEENLQGSWVELHFSNNGNGSSIPASASIYNGDLEKILLDAQHESGRSSSKSSHCDSPPRSQTPQDTNRASEIDAHSVGEKNSSQSEEDYIERRKEVESILKKNSDWIWDWSSRPENIPPKELLFKHPKRTATLSMRNTSVMKKGGIFSAEFLKVFLPSLLLSHLLAIGLGIYIGRRLTTSTSTF; this is encoded by the exons GCTCCTGGGTGGAATTGCATTTCAGCAATAATGGGAATGGGAGCAGCATTCCAGCCTCTGCTTCTATTTATAACGGCGACCTGGAAAAAATCCTGCTGGACGCCCAGCACGAATCTGGACGGAGTAGCTCCAAGAGTTCTCACTGTGACAG CCCGCCTCGCTCACAGACTCCGCAAGATACGAACCGAGCTTCGGAGATAGACGCCCACAGCGTGGGAGAAAAGAACAGCTCTCAG TCCGAGGAAGATTATATCGAGAGGAGGAAAGAAGTCGAGAGCATCTTGAAGAAAAACTCCGACTGGATATGGGACTGGTCCAGTCGGCCGGAAAACATCCCCCCCAA GGAGCTCCTCTTCAAGCACCCGAAGCGCACGGCCACGCTCAGCATGAGGAACACGAGCGTGATGAAGAAGGGGGGCATCTTCTCGGCGGAGTTCCTGAAGGTCTTCCTCCCGTCCCTGCTGCTCTCGCACCTGCTGGCCATCGGGCTGGG GATCTACATCGGAAGGCGTCTGACCACCTCCACCAGCACCTTCTGA